The Gemmatimonadales bacterium genome includes the window ACGGTGCAAGCGATGGGCGCGTTTGATCCCAATGTCCATCAATTCCGCTGCGGCGTCCAGCGCCGGCGGCCGGGCGCCTGCATTTCCGGCTGCGGCCGTCCGGCGCTAGCATTACCCGATCATGGATCCGCTGTCCGACCTGCTCCGGATCGTCCGCCTCGACGGCGCCTTCTTCTACGCGGTCGAGGCCGGCGATCCGTGGAGCGTCGAAACGGTCGCCGCCCGGGAGCTGTCGCCCCGCATCATGCCGGCGGCGGAGCACCTCATCTCCTATCACGTCGTGACCGAAGGCTACTGCTATGGGGGCCTGATCGGGGAGGAGCCGGTCGAGCTCGTGGGCGGCGACGCGATCGTCTTCCCCCACGGCGATGCCCACGTGATGGCGAGCGCGCGCGGGCTTCGCGCCGGCCCCGAGGTGTCGACCAGCGTCGTTGCCCGCTATCCCGCCACGGTTCGCCTGGGCGCAGCCGGCACCCGACTCACGACGTTCGTCTGCGGCTTTCTCGGCTGCGACCGCCGCCCGTTCAATCCGCTGCTCGCGGCACTCCCGCGCCGGATGCACATGCGGGGGATCGCGGACGCATTGCCCGGCAACTTTACCCGGCAGTTGACCGAGGAGACCCGGCTCGGCCGGCCGGGCGCCGAGACCGTACTCACCCGCCTGGCCGAGCTCATGTTCCTCGAGGTGCTGCGGCGGTACCTCGCCGAGTTGCCTCCCGGCCAGACCGGCTGGCTCGCCGGCTTGCGCGATGAGATGGTCGGCCGGGTGCTGGCGCTGCTCCACGCCGAGCCCGCGCATCCGTGGACGCTCGCAGAGCTGGCGCGCGAGGCGGCGTCGTCGCGCTCCAACGTGGCGAAGCGGTTCGCCGAGCTGGTGGGTCAGCCGCCGATGCAGTACCTCGCGCAGTGGCGGATGCAGGTGGCGGCCAACCTGCTGGCGCAGAGCGGCGCCAAGGTGGCGGCCGTCGCCTCGGAGGTGGGCTACGACTCC containing:
- a CDS encoding AraC family transcriptional regulator, producing MDPLSDLLRIVRLDGAFFYAVEAGDPWSVETVAARELSPRIMPAAEHLISYHVVTEGYCYGGLIGEEPVELVGGDAIVFPHGDAHVMASARGLRAGPEVSTSVVARYPATVRLGAAGTRLTTFVCGFLGCDRRPFNPLLAALPRRMHMRGIADALPGNFTRQLTEETRLGRPGAETVLTRLAELMFLEVLRRYLAELPPGQTGWLAGLRDEMVGRVLALLHAEPAHPWTLAELAREAASSRSNVAKRFAELVGQPPMQYLAQWRMQVAANLLAQSGAKVAAVASEVGYDSEAAFSRAFKKATGLAPGTWREARRTARA